The Microbacterium horticulturae genome has a window encoding:
- a CDS encoding peptidylprolyl isomerase yields the protein MAIPTAVATLHTNHGDIVVNLFGDHAPRTVKNFIGLADGTGEWTDPRTGKPGEGALYKDVIFHRIIPGFMIQGGDPLGQGVGGPGYNFDDEIHPELNFGSPYLLAMANAGLRRNAITGKAEGTNGSQFFITTDPTPWLNGKHTIFGEVADDASRAVVDEISKVATGGQDRPVADVVISSIDIAQA from the coding sequence ATGGCTATCCCTACCGCTGTCGCCACGCTGCACACGAACCACGGCGACATCGTCGTCAACCTCTTCGGGGACCACGCGCCCCGCACCGTCAAGAACTTCATCGGACTCGCCGACGGAACCGGCGAATGGACCGACCCCCGCACCGGCAAGCCCGGTGAAGGTGCTCTCTACAAGGACGTCATCTTCCACCGCATCATCCCGGGCTTCATGATCCAGGGCGGAGACCCGCTCGGCCAGGGCGTCGGCGGTCCCGGCTACAACTTCGACGACGAGATCCACCCCGAACTGAACTTCGGCTCGCCGTACCTGCTCGCGATGGCGAACGCCGGCCTGCGCCGCAACGCGATCACCGGCAAGGCCGAGGGCACCAACGGATCGCAGTTCTTCATCACGACCGACCCGACGCCGTGGCTGAACGGTAAGCACACGATCTTCGGCGAGGTCGCCGACGACGCCTCACGTGCGGTCGTCGACGAGATCAGCAAGGTCGCGACCGGTGGGCAGGACCGCCCCGTCGCCGACGTCGTGATCTCGTCGATCGACATCGCGCAGGCGTGA